In a single window of the Debaryomyces hansenii CBS767 chromosome A complete sequence genome:
- a CDS encoding DEHA2A00946p (some similarities with uniprot|Q03180 Saccharomyces cerevisiae YKL163W PIR3 Protein containing tandem internal repeats) encodes MQLTFSLSVLTTLAVLTHAAYVPSQPWSTLTPSGTIDSASASSNYDGSFALSIKTLGKGSTGTSAAPAAPTGGSADETEASAVAGAVASDAAVSVPTAPADIGASAAPVESGATASVPTPASDVGASAPTGEAAALRKRSDIVNQLGDGQIQQGGGSGSDSGSGSDSGSGSGSSGDSGSGSGSGSGSSSEGSGTPGGASGSGSTPGSGSEGSGAPGGASGSGSGSEDSGAPGGASGSDSTPGSGSGSGAPGGASGSGSGSEGSGAPGGASGSGSGSEDSGAPGGASGSDSTPGSGSGSASEGSGSPGGASDSGSTPGSGSSSEGSGAPGGAGGNDSPSKTADVMNQIGDGQVQQQQQTGSPNGQAAAQSQEAGVTAVADKTAANVASQVNDGQVQQTGAADSKAVGTENGETCLKSDSLSVTLKDGVLRDSKDRIGAIVAGHQFQFDGPPPQAGTIYAAGWSVVPSDYSGSSSESSDSSNSKRSDSPGKLALGSQTTFYKCNSGDFYNLYDQSIGSQCEEVEVTILKAVEC; translated from the coding sequence ATGCAGTtaactttttcattatcagtTTTAACTACATTAGCTGTCTTGACGCATGCAGCATATGTTCCATCTCAACCATGGTCAACATTGACTCCTAGTGGTACTATTGATAGTGCTAGTGCATCTAGTAACTATGATGGATCATTCGCATTATCCATTAAGACCCTCGGAAAAGGCTCAACAGGAACTAGTGCTGCACCGGCAGCTCCAACTGGTGGTTCCGCAGATGAAACAGAAGCTTCAGCTGTTGCTGGAGCGGTTGCTAGTGATGCAGCAGTGTCTGTACCAACTGCACCAGCAGATATAGGAGCTTCTGCTGCTCCAGTTGAAAGCGGTGCAACTGCTTCAGTACCAACACCAGCAAGCGATGTTGGTGCTTCAGCTCCAACAGGCGAAGCAGCAGCATTGAGAAAGAGATCTGATATTGTAAACCAGCTTGGTGATGGTCAGATTCAACAAGGTGGTGGCTCGGGCTCTGACTCAGGCTCGGGTTCAGACTCAGGATCAGGTAGTGGAAGCTCTGGTGACTCAGGTTCTGGATCAGGTTCCGGATCAGGTTCAAGCAGTGAAGGTTCTGGTACCCCAGGTGGTGCTTCAGGCTCAGGATCCACTCCAGGATCAGGCAGTGAAGGCTCTGGTGCTCCAGGTGGTGCTTCAGGATCTGGATCAGGTAGTGAAGATTCTGGTGCTCCAGGTGGTGCTTCAGGATCTGACTCCACCCCAGGATCAGGTTCAGGTTCTGGTGCTCCAGGTGGTGCTTCAGGATCTGGATCAGGTAGTGAAGGTTCTGGTGCTCCAGGTGGTGCTTCAGGATCTGGATCAGGTAGTGAAGATTCTGGTGCTCCAGGTGGTGCTTCAGGATCTGACTCCACCCCAGGATCAGGTTCAGGTTCAGCCAGTGAAGGTTCAGGTTCCCCAGGGGGGGCTTCAGACTCAGGATCCACTCCAGGATCAGGTTCTAGTAGTGAAGGTTCTGGTGCCCCGGGCGGTGCTGGCGGAAATGATTCCCCAAGTAAGACTGCTGATGTTATGAACCAAATTGGTGATGGTCAAgttcaacaacaacaacaaactGGATCTCCTAACGGTCAAGCTGCTGCTCAGAGTCAAGAGGCGGGTGTTACTGCTGTTGCCGATAAGACCGCTGCCAATGTGGCTAGTCAGGTCAATGACGGTCAAGTTCAACAAACTGGTGCTGCTGACAGCAAAGCTGTTGGTACTGAAAATGGCGAGACTTGTCTCAAGTCCGACTCTTTGTCTGTTACCTTGAAAGATGGTGTATTGAGAGATAGCAAGGACAGAATTGGTGCAATTGTAGCTGGTcatcaattccaattcGATGGTCCACCTCCACAAGCTGGAACTATATACGCCGCTGGTTGGTCGGTTGTTCCAAGTGACTACTCTGGTTCATCATCCGAATCTAGTGATTCGTCCAACAGTAAGAGATCTGATTCCCCTGGAAAATTAGCTTTAGGTAGCCAAACTACTTTCTACAAGTGTAACTCTGGTGACTTCTACAACTTATACGATCAAAGCATTGGTTCCCAATgtgaagaagttgaagttACGATTTTAAAAGCTGTTGAATGTTAA
- a CDS encoding DEHA2A00968p (no similarity), whose amino-acid sequence MDVPHKRGYMKFRLDRYYLTKGYFNLSHYIETIPLDNKDIELYRKAKGQLEVIHRHGIIHGDIKTENILCARDGKVYIIDFAFSVTKNEWNTQKSMESDISDLKYVFGLDEV is encoded by the coding sequence ATGGATGTACCCCACAAGAGAGGATACATGAAATTCCGCCTTGATAGATACTATCTAACCAAAGGGTATTTCAACTTGTCTCATTATATAGAAACCATACCGTTAGATAACAAAGACATTGAGTTGTACAGAAAGGCCAAGGGACAGTTGGAAGTGATTCACAGGCATGGAATTATACACGGGGATATAAAGACAGAAAATATACTTTGTGCAAGGGACGGAAAAgtgtatattattgattttgcattttCCGTCACCAAGAATGAATGGAACACTCAGAAGAGTATGGAATCTGATATTAGCGACTTGAAATATGTCTTTGGTCTTGATGAAGTGTAA
- a CDS encoding DEHA2A01012p (no similarity), producing the protein MANTIHYGYVSSPKEVLEQCLNAYNSERLFCQILANNPEFNSCYVQHRRGYIKVTVANHYLAKGNFNLFKFIKTVTMPRDTETYVKAKKQLEIIHRNGIIHGDIWKANILYTKEGKVFIIDFASSIPENQSTDEINKESDKAALEIIFED; encoded by the coding sequence ATGGCAAACACAATCCACTATGGATATGTATCGAGCCCTAAAGAGGTATTGGAACAGTGCCTAAATGCCTATAATTCTGAACGGTTATTTTGCCAAATATTAGCGAACAACCCCGAATTCAATAGCTGCTACGTGCAACATAGAAGAGGATACATCAAAGTAACTGTTGCAAATCATTATCTAGCCAAAGGAAactttaatttattcaaatttatcaaaactGTTACCATGCCACGAGATACAGAAACATACGTTAAGGCTAAGAAGCAATTGGAAATCATACATCGAAATGGGATCATTCATGGAGATATATGGAAGGCTAACATCCTCTACACGAAAGAGGGCAAGGTTttcatcattgattttgcatcttCAATCCCAGAGAACCAATCCACTGATGAAATCAACAAGGAATCAGATAAGGCAGCCttggaaattatttttgaagattaG